Proteins from a genomic interval of Gossypium hirsutum isolate 1008001.06 chromosome A09, Gossypium_hirsutum_v2.1, whole genome shotgun sequence:
- the LOC121206555 gene encoding uncharacterized protein has product MIGRDDIKGSKSNVAMNAWLPQASYPCGSIGHAFTVRILTRNQNQTSFYPFVPHEISVLVELILGHLRYLLIDVPPQPNSPPDNVFRPDRPAEVDLGSKKRDDEAFGYLKRVIVTPAVYPRLVEFLHFDIQSTGQKSHCVSIRRDHRNALF; this is encoded by the exons ATGATAGGAAGAGACGACATCAAAGGATCAAAAAGCAACGTCGCTATGAACGCTTGGCTGCCACAAGCCAGTTATCCCTGtg GATCGATAGGCCACGCTTTCACGGTTCGTATTCTTACTAgaaatcagaatcaaacgagcttttacccttttgttccaCACGAGATTTCTGTTCTCGTTGAGCTCATCTTAGGACACCTGCGTTATCTTTTAATAGATGTGCCACCCCAGCCAAACTCCCCACCTGACAATGTCTTCCGCCCGGATCGGCCGGCCGAAGTCGACCTTGGGTCCAAAAAGAGGG atgacgaggcatttggctaccttaagagagtcatagttactcccgccgtttacccgcgcttggttgaatttcttcactttgacattcagagcactgggcagaaatcacattgcgtgagcatccgcagggaccatcgcaatgctttgttttaa
- the LOC107895635 gene encoding uncharacterized protein, which yields MELIRDKLGPWQYQCFRRMKYKIKGLEKEISKLMDGPTNEGSLSILKCARSNLGHLYDVEEKYWALRARMIHENILVAHELMHYLRSSKNGPNKGCVVKLDMSKAYDRVEWSFLEKVLKKMGFSHIWINKIMDYVCTVRYRVKCNTILFDIIVPERGLRQGDPLSPYLFFFCMDALSRMLIYAQNTNQIKGIRASKDGPRINHLFFADDALLFVKNKRSEVEAFTKILDSFERMSGQSINLDKSMVYFSPNTPVSQRTSLSGLLRMKVVANLDSYLGLPIPIGKKKSAAFQSILDHAASRIESWSKRLLSLGGKEIFIKSILQSIPTYGFSVFFVPNGILEELQSLIYRVWWGEKIRKEVGICYLGTACVILKEWGSRVPEFGPQVWHLMCCRDTLCFRVLSAKYFPDGDVFHPKRIDKPSFTWQSITKAASLLYEGFGWNVGKGSRIDIWHDRWGFEGLSGDSIGLRRRDVQEEKVCDLLNSEKDDWNEGRVIATYGKDLGDQICKIPIIHNGPEDSRVWFHNPFGFYSTKSAYSWLTLKHVGFGPHRVFWTLPWKLQTLPKVKIFCWHLGHDILPTYENISSIRREFNSNCPSVGLLWRL from the exons ATGGAGCTAATCCGTGACAAGCTTGGCCCGTGGCAATACCAATGTTTTAGGAGGATGAAGTATAAAATAAAAGGGCTGGAAAAGGAGATCAGCAAGCTTATGGATGGCCCTACAAATGAGGGGTCTTTGAGCATTCTTAAGTGTGCTCGTAGCAATCTGGGCCACCTCTATGATGTGGAGGAAAAATACTGGGCGCTTAGGGCAAG GATGATCCATGAAAATATCTTAGTGGCACATGAGCTCATGCATTATCTCCGGAGCTCTAAAAATGGCCCGAATAAGGGTTGTGTGGTCAAGCTGGATATGAGTAAGGCTTACGACCGGGTTGAGTGGTCTTTTCTCGAGAAAGTGCTGAAGAAAATGGGGTTCTCTCATATTTGGATTAATAAGATTATGGATTACGTTTGCACTGTTCGGTATAGAGTTAAATGTAACACGATTCTATTTGATATCATTGTTCCGGAAAGGGGTCTCCGACAAGGGGATCCTTTATCCccttatttgttctttttttgcaTGGACGCTCTATCTCGCATGTTGATTTATGCCCAAAATACTAACCAAATTAAAGGCATTCGGGCTAGTAAGGATGGCCCGAGAATTAATCACCTTTTCTTTGCTGACGATGCCCTCTTGTTTGTCAAGAACAAAAGAAGTGAAGTGGAGGCGTTTACAAAAATCCTGGACTCATTTGAGAGGATGTCGGGTCAGAGTATCAACCTGGACAAGTCAATGGTTTATTTTAGCCCTAACACCCCTGTTTCTCAACGCACATCTTTAAGTGGCTTGCTTAGAATGAAGGTGGTGGCCAACCTTGATAGTTATCTCGGTCTACCCATTCCGATTGGTAAGAAGAAGTCAGCGGCCTTTCAAAGTATCTTAGATCATGCCGCTAGTAGGATTGAGAGCTGGTCAAAAAGATTACTTTCGCTTGGTGGAAAGGAGATTTTCATCAAGTCTATCCTGCAGTCTATTCCTACTTACGGTTTCTCTGTTTTCTTTGTTCCTAATGGCATCCTTGAGGAGCTTCAATCTTTGATTTACCGTGTGTGGTGGGGGGAAAAGATAAGAAAAGAGGTTGGCATATGTTATCTTGGGACCGCTTGTGTTATCCTAAAGGAATGGGGGTCTCGGGTTCCGGAATTTGGACCGCAAGTGTGGCATCTTATGTGCTGTCGAGACACTTTGTGCTTCAGAGTTTTGAGCGCAAAATACTTTCCAGATGGGGATGTCTTTCATCCTAAGCGGATTGACAAGCCATCTTTTACTTGGCAAAGCATTACAAAAGCGGCTAGTTTACTGTACGAGGGCTTCGGCTGGAATGTCGGTAAGGGAAGTAGGATTGATATTTGGCACGACAGGTGGGGTTTTGAAGGGCTTTCGGGTGACTCGATTGGGCTGCGCAGGAGGGACGTCCAAGAGGAAAAAGTGTGCGACTTGCTGAACAGTGAGAAAGATGACTGGAACGAGGGACGGGTAATTGCGACCTATGGTAAAGACTTGGGGGACCAAATATGTAAAATCCCCATTATTCATAATGGCCCTGAGGACTCTCGGGTTTGGTTCCATAACCCCTTTGGCTTTTACTCGACTAAGTCTGCTTATTCCTGGCTGACGTTGAAGCATGTAGGGTTTGGCCCTCATCGGGTTTTTTGGACGCTCCCGTGGAAATTACAGACTCTTCCTAAGGTTAAGATTTTTTGTTGGCATTTGGGACATGACATTCTGCCTACATACGAGAATATATCCAGCATTAGAAGGGAGTTTAATAGCAACTGTCCAAGTGTGGGACTGTTATGGAGACTCTAA